One Streptomyces sp. V4I8 genomic window carries:
- a CDS encoding DsbA family protein: MSDKTPVDFWFDPLCPWAWMTSRWVQEVEKLRDIEVRWHLMSLAVLNEDKLDDLPEEYRELLETKAWGPVRVVIAAQEEHGAEVLGDLYTALGTRIHNQGEGPGKETVAAALKDVGLPESLLEHWDGTEYEPQLRASHKEGIDKVGQEVGTPVIAVPGADGEQIAFFGPVVTPAPKGEDAAKLWDGTLAVASVPGFYEIKRTRTKGPDFSNL, encoded by the coding sequence ATGTCGGACAAGACCCCCGTCGACTTCTGGTTCGACCCTCTGTGCCCCTGGGCCTGGATGACCTCGCGCTGGGTGCAGGAGGTGGAGAAGCTCCGCGACATAGAGGTCCGCTGGCATCTGATGAGCCTGGCCGTCCTCAACGAGGACAAGCTCGACGACCTGCCCGAGGAATACCGCGAACTGCTGGAGACCAAGGCGTGGGGCCCGGTCCGGGTCGTCATAGCCGCGCAGGAGGAGCACGGCGCCGAAGTGCTCGGCGACCTCTACACCGCGCTCGGCACCCGCATCCACAACCAGGGCGAGGGCCCCGGCAAGGAGACGGTCGCCGCCGCCCTGAAGGACGTCGGTCTGCCGGAGTCCCTCCTGGAGCACTGGGACGGCACCGAGTACGAGCCGCAGCTGCGCGCCTCCCACAAGGAGGGCATCGACAAGGTCGGCCAGGAGGTCGGCACCCCGGTCATCGCCGTCCCCGGCGCTGACGGCGAGCAGATCGCCTTCTTCGGCCCGGTCGTCACCCCGGCCCCCAAGGGCGAGGACGCCGCGAAGCTGTGGGACGGCACCCTCGCCGTGGCCTCCGTGCCGGGCTTCTACGAGATCAAGCGGACGCGGACGAAGGGGCCGGACTTCAGCAACCTGTAG
- the pepN gene encoding aminopeptidase N, translated as MPGENLSRDEARERAALLSVDGYDVSLDVRSATGEADGNGPRTFRSVTTIRFRCAEPGATSFADLIAPSVTALSLNGRDLDPSEVFDGSRIVLEDLAADNELIVDAQCAYSRTGEGLHRFVDPEDGEVYLYTQYEPADSRRVFANFEQPDLKAPFRFEVRAPEGWTVWSNGAGSQTDGVWRFAETKPISTYITCVVAGPYHYVTDSYSRRFADGTTLEIPLGAMCRKGLAPYFDADDIFLVTKQGLDFFHDHFDYPYPFGKYDQAFVPEYNLGAMENPGMVTFREEFIFRGKVTRASYEGRANVVLHEMAHMWFGDLVTMVWWDDLWLKESFADFMGTFANVGATRFKDAWITFANRRKAWAYRADQLPSTHPITADIRDLQDAKLNFDGITYAKGASVLKQLVAYVGQDAFLEGARRYFKRHAYGNTRLGDLLSVLEETSGRDMGAWSRSWLQTAGVNSLTPQVLLDAEGRVDELAVVQEAAESHPELRPHRVAVGLYRRGAGGALERFARAEVDVEGPRTVVGELAGAEAPELVLVNDEDLTYCKTRFDETSMATLRSGLGDMTDPLARALCWSALWNMTRDALLPARDFVDLVLRFAGRESDIGVLQMLHAWADSSLVHYVAPRWRPTGERLLAEGALRELRAAEPGSEQQLAWARFLASVASGSEDLGLLRGLLEGTEKIEGLDVDQELRWTFLEPLAAHGVADESALAAELARDDTASGKRHQVRCLAARPSDAVKAQAWAQVVESDALSNALVEATISGFTQPSQRELLAPYAEKYFAAIERVWDERSIQIGMDVVRGLFPGLQQSQATLDATDAWLAAHEDAAPALRRLVLEARDDLARGLRGQECDAARD; from the coding sequence GTGCCCGGTGAGAATCTGTCCCGCGACGAGGCCCGGGAGCGGGCCGCCCTGCTGTCCGTCGACGGGTACGACGTGTCCCTCGACGTGCGTTCCGCGACCGGCGAGGCGGACGGGAACGGTCCGCGCACCTTCCGCTCGGTCACCACGATCCGCTTCCGCTGCGCCGAGCCCGGCGCGACCAGCTTCGCGGACCTGATCGCGCCGAGTGTGACGGCCCTCTCCCTCAACGGCAGGGACCTGGACCCGAGTGAGGTCTTCGACGGCTCGCGGATCGTCCTGGAGGACCTCGCCGCCGACAACGAGCTGATCGTCGACGCCCAGTGCGCCTACTCGCGCACCGGTGAGGGCCTGCACCGCTTCGTCGACCCCGAGGACGGCGAGGTCTACCTCTACACGCAGTACGAGCCGGCCGACTCCCGCCGCGTCTTCGCCAACTTCGAGCAGCCGGACCTCAAGGCGCCGTTCCGCTTCGAGGTGCGGGCGCCCGAGGGCTGGACGGTGTGGAGCAACGGGGCCGGCTCGCAGACCGACGGGGTGTGGCGGTTCGCGGAGACGAAGCCGATCTCGACGTACATCACCTGCGTCGTGGCCGGCCCGTACCACTACGTCACCGACTCGTACTCGCGTAGGTTCGCCGACGGCACGACGCTGGAGATCCCCCTCGGCGCCATGTGCCGCAAGGGTCTCGCCCCCTACTTCGACGCCGACGACATCTTCCTGGTCACCAAGCAGGGCCTGGACTTCTTCCACGACCACTTCGACTACCCGTACCCCTTCGGGAAGTACGACCAGGCGTTCGTGCCCGAGTACAACCTCGGCGCGATGGAGAACCCGGGGATGGTGACCTTCCGGGAGGAGTTCATCTTCCGCGGCAAGGTGACGCGGGCGTCGTACGAGGGCCGGGCGAACGTCGTCCTGCACGAGATGGCGCACATGTGGTTCGGTGACCTGGTCACCATGGTGTGGTGGGACGACCTGTGGCTCAAGGAGTCCTTCGCGGACTTCATGGGCACCTTCGCGAACGTGGGCGCGACCCGCTTCAAGGACGCCTGGATCACCTTCGCCAACCGCCGCAAGGCGTGGGCGTACCGCGCCGACCAGCTGCCCTCCACGCACCCGATCACGGCGGACATCCGTGACCTCCAGGACGCGAAGCTCAACTTCGACGGCATCACCTACGCCAAGGGCGCTTCCGTACTGAAGCAGCTCGTGGCGTACGTCGGTCAGGACGCGTTCCTGGAGGGCGCGCGGCGCTACTTCAAGCGGCACGCGTACGGCAACACGCGCCTCGGGGATCTGCTGTCGGTACTGGAGGAGACCAGTGGCCGGGACATGGGCGCGTGGTCGCGTTCCTGGCTGCAGACGGCGGGCGTGAACTCACTGACCCCGCAGGTGCTGCTGGACGCCGAGGGCCGGGTCGACGAGCTTGCGGTGGTGCAGGAGGCGGCCGAGTCCCACCCGGAGCTGCGCCCGCACCGGGTCGCCGTGGGCCTGTACCGGCGGGGCGCGGGCGGGGCGTTGGAGCGGTTCGCGCGGGCCGAGGTGGACGTCGAGGGTCCGCGGACGGTGGTGGGTGAGCTGGCGGGCGCGGAGGCGCCGGAGCTGGTGCTGGTGAACGACGAGGACCTGACGTACTGCAAGACGCGTTTCGACGAGACGTCGATGGCGACGCTGCGTTCCGGTCTCGGTGACATGACCGACCCGCTCGCCCGTGCCCTGTGCTGGTCGGCGCTGTGGAACATGACGCGGGACGCGCTGCTGCCGGCGCGGGACTTCGTGGACCTGGTGCTGCGGTTCGCGGGGCGCGAGTCCGACATCGGTGTGCTGCAGATGCTGCACGCGTGGGCGGACTCGTCGCTGGTCCACTATGTGGCGCCGCGGTGGCGGCCGACCGGCGAACGGCTGCTCGCCGAGGGTGCGCTGCGGGAGCTGCGGGCCGCCGAGCCGGGCAGTGAGCAGCAGTTGGCGTGGGCGCGGTTCCTCGCGTCGGTGGCGTCGGGCTCGGAGGACCTGGGGCTGCTGCGGGGGCTGCTGGAGGGCACGGAGAAGATCGAGGGACTGGACGTCGACCAGGAGCTGCGCTGGACGTTCCTGGAGCCGCTGGCCGCGCACGGGGTCGCGGACGAGTCGGCGCTGGCGGCCGAACTGGCCCGGGACGACACGGCGTCCGGCAAGCGCCACCAGGTGCGCTGCCTCGCCGCCCGGCCCTCGGATGCGGTGAAGGCGCAGGCGTGGGCGCAGGTCGTCGAGTCCGACGCGCTGTCCAACGCCCTGGTCGAGGCGACCATCTCCGGCTTCACCCAGCCGTCCCAGCGGGAGCTGCTCGCGCCGTACGCCGAGAAGTACTTCGCGGCGATCGAGCGGGTGTGGGACGAGCGGTCGATCCAGATCGGGATGGACGTGGTCCGGGGCCTGTTCCCGGGGCTCCAGCAGTCGCAGGCCACGCTGGACGCGACGGACGCGTGGCTGGCGGCCCACGAGGACGCGGCGCCGGCGCTGCGGCGGCTGGTGCTGGAGGCGCGGGACGATCTGGCGCGGGGGCTGCGGGGGCAGGAGTGTGACGCGGCGCGCGACTGA
- a CDS encoding glycerophosphodiester phosphodiesterase family protein, which translates to MHPRRRSLLLAAAGTTVAATVPTPAAADSRPPGRPVVIGHRGAAGWRPEHTAASYTHAVQTGADWIEPDLVPTKDHVLVVRHENEISQTTDVAAHPEFADRRTTRTVDGRAVTGWFTEDFTLAELKTLRAVERLPLVRNRNTVFDGRDQVLTFQEVVDLARKLSKAYGRTIAVFPETKHPTYFRGLGLPLEPQLAKVIRRNRLGRRECVVQSFEPTSLKRIAAERLGVPLWQALGTTGGPYDLVSSGDPTTYKDMMSPAGLARIAAYADWIGPDKSSLLGTSVLADAHAAGLRVGPYTFRAENQFLPAQFRRGSGANDFGDAFAEYAVYYGMGVDAVVTDFPDLAVMARRG; encoded by the coding sequence ATGCACCCGAGACGTAGATCCCTGCTGCTCGCGGCCGCCGGCACCACGGTGGCCGCCACCGTACCCACGCCCGCGGCCGCCGACTCCCGTCCCCCGGGACGGCCGGTCGTCATCGGCCACCGCGGTGCCGCCGGCTGGCGCCCCGAACACACCGCGGCCTCCTACACCCACGCCGTGCAGACCGGCGCCGACTGGATCGAACCGGACCTCGTCCCGACGAAGGACCACGTCCTGGTCGTCCGGCACGAGAACGAGATCTCGCAGACGACGGACGTGGCGGCGCACCCAGAGTTCGCGGACCGCCGCACCACCAGGACTGTGGACGGGCGGGCGGTGACCGGCTGGTTCACCGAGGACTTCACGCTGGCGGAGCTGAAGACGCTGCGGGCGGTGGAGCGGCTGCCGCTGGTCCGCAACCGCAACACGGTCTTCGACGGCCGGGATCAGGTCCTCACCTTCCAGGAGGTCGTGGACCTCGCACGGAAGCTCTCGAAGGCGTACGGCCGGACGATCGCCGTCTTCCCGGAGACCAAGCACCCGACGTACTTCCGCGGCCTGGGCCTGCCTTTGGAGCCGCAGCTGGCGAAGGTGATCCGCCGCAACCGCCTGGGCCGGCGCGAGTGTGTCGTGCAGTCCTTCGAGCCGACGAGCCTGAAGCGGATCGCGGCCGAGCGGCTCGGGGTGCCGCTGTGGCAGGCGCTGGGGACCACGGGTGGGCCGTACGACCTGGTCTCGTCCGGTGATCCGACGACGTACAAGGACATGATGAGCCCGGCGGGGCTGGCGCGGATCGCCGCGTACGCGGACTGGATCGGGCCGGACAAGTCGTCGCTCCTCGGCACGTCGGTCCTCGCGGACGCCCACGCGGCGGGGTTGCGGGTGGGGCCGTACACCTTCCGGGCGGAGAACCAGTTCCTGCCGGCTCAGTTCCGGCGCGGCAGCGGAGCGAACGATTTCGGGGACGCGTTCGCGGAGTACGCGGTCTACTACGGGATGGGGGTCGACGCGGTGGTGACCGACTTCCCGGATCTGGCGGTGATGGCGAGGAGGGGCTGA
- a CDS encoding serine hydrolase domain-containing protein, whose translation MTVRMTRTTLVAATAVALSAALAAPALAAAPAGAGHDTTREAMEAAVDAGVPGVTATARDDHGTWSATAGVGNLRTGKPRSADDRYRVGSITKTFVATVLLQLEAEGRLSLDDTVEEWLPGLVRGNGHDGSRITLRRLLNHTSGIFNYTADEGFGRTYFLKDGFFEHRYDTKKPEELVALAMTHKPDFEPGTSWNYSNTNFVLAGMVIEKATGRPYGDAIRARIIKPLHLTATSVPGTRVTVPQPSSRAYSKLAQTATGPTYDVTKLNPSLAYAAGEMISDSTDLNRFYTALLRGRLLPREQLTEMTTTVPVNEATGYGLGLMKSELTCGVTVWGHSGGIHGSISEAVTTKDGRRSLAFNLNGDWSGGTGAVIEAEFCGEGPATTGGRAGSDTKHRVDPGGRLVGELIPEFDG comes from the coding sequence ATGACCGTACGGATGACACGCACGACCCTGGTGGCGGCGACGGCAGTGGCGCTGTCGGCGGCCCTCGCGGCCCCGGCGCTGGCGGCGGCACCCGCCGGAGCCGGCCACGACACGACCCGCGAGGCCATGGAGGCCGCGGTCGATGCCGGTGTGCCCGGCGTGACGGCCACGGCGAGGGACGACCACGGGACCTGGTCGGCGACGGCGGGCGTCGGCAACCTCAGGACGGGGAAGCCGCGTTCGGCGGACGACCGCTACCGGGTGGGCAGCATCACCAAGACCTTCGTCGCCACGGTGCTGCTCCAGCTGGAGGCGGAGGGCAGGCTGTCCCTGGACGACACGGTGGAGGAGTGGCTGCCGGGCCTGGTGCGGGGCAACGGCCACGACGGCAGCCGCATCACCCTGCGCCGGCTCCTCAACCACACCAGCGGCATCTTCAACTACACGGCGGATGAGGGCTTCGGCCGCACGTACTTCCTCAAGGACGGCTTCTTCGAGCACCGCTACGACACGAAGAAGCCCGAGGAACTCGTCGCGCTCGCCATGACCCACAAGCCCGACTTCGAGCCGGGGACGTCCTGGAACTACTCCAACACCAACTTCGTGCTCGCCGGAATGGTGATCGAGAAGGCCACGGGCCGCCCCTATGGCGACGCGATCCGCGCGCGCATCATCAAGCCGCTGCACCTGACCGCCACGTCCGTCCCCGGTACGCGGGTGACGGTGCCGCAGCCCAGCAGCCGGGCCTACTCCAAGCTGGCCCAGACCGCGACGGGCCCGACGTACGACGTCACGAAGCTCAACCCGTCCCTCGCCTACGCGGCCGGCGAGATGATCTCCGACTCGACCGACCTCAACCGCTTCTACACGGCTCTCCTGCGCGGCAGGCTCCTCCCACGCGAGCAACTGACCGAGATGACCACGACCGTGCCGGTCAACGAGGCCACCGGCTACGGCCTCGGCCTGATGAAGTCCGAGCTGACCTGCGGCGTCACGGTCTGGGGCCACAGTGGCGGCATCCACGGCTCCATATCCGAGGCGGTCACGACGAAGGACGGCCGCCGGTCCCTGGCCTTCAACCTCAACGGCGACTGGTCGGGTGGCACGGGGGCGGTGATCGAGGCCGAGTTCTGCGGGGAGGGGCCGGCGACAACCGGTGGCCGAGCGGGCTCGGACACGAAGCACCGGGTTGATCCGGGCGGCCGGCTGGTGGGCGAACTCATTCCGGAGTTCGACGGCTGA
- a CDS encoding TIGR03767 family metallophosphoesterase — MSRIRSVASSALGVHRRTLLAATGAVTLSAGVGYALRPTESEAATTTGTASAPGAGADNAAAEAPVGASRRLPTALAPYTRGTTVANVATPTGSSGYRRLGDGPGWKRVVRENLAAARSGREKRRTALAAFVQLTDLHLIDAQHPLRLEYLRSTDVHAWRPQEALTVPGAVALVERVNALRGAPVTGAPLHFAMTTGDNTDNNAKSELEWFLTVMSGGRVTPNTGDPRQYEGVQNSGLKLYWQADDSVRDADKQLGFPYIEGYLAAAIRELRSPGLNIPWYSTVGNHDAMPLGTYASHADSYLTDLAVGGKKLMQVSAADAKKLQDSLKQDKDPRGTVFKDFLKAHARSMRSVTPDESRAPFTPREYLQAHLNPAHRGHGPVGHGYSTANLDAGTQYYSFRIADDVIGISLDTTDPGGHYEGSLGAAQFKWLDRTLRENKDSYAIIFSHHTSKTMGNLRRDPARPGERRVGGAEVVELLAGHRNVLAWVNGHIHKNVITPHSASGGRSFWEISTASHVDFPQLARIIEVVDNKDGTISLFTTLIESSAPHRTNFTDHSQTGLAALYRELSLNAPGVGTKLAGDRKDRNTELVLKKG; from the coding sequence ATGTCGCGCATACGCTCTGTCGCCAGCTCCGCGCTGGGGGTCCACCGCCGTACCCTGCTCGCCGCCACCGGAGCGGTGACCCTCTCCGCGGGCGTCGGTTACGCCCTGCGGCCCACGGAGAGTGAGGCCGCCACCACCACCGGCACCGCGAGCGCGCCGGGCGCCGGCGCGGACAACGCCGCCGCCGAGGCCCCCGTCGGTGCCTCCCGCAGGCTGCCGACCGCCCTCGCGCCGTACACCCGCGGCACCACCGTCGCGAACGTCGCCACCCCGACCGGCAGCTCCGGCTACCGCCGGCTCGGCGACGGTCCCGGCTGGAAGCGGGTCGTCCGCGAGAACCTGGCCGCGGCCAGGTCGGGGCGCGAGAAGCGGCGTACGGCCCTCGCGGCCTTCGTGCAGCTCACCGATCTGCACCTGATCGACGCCCAGCACCCGCTCCGCCTCGAGTACCTGCGCTCGACGGACGTGCACGCCTGGCGGCCGCAGGAGGCACTGACCGTGCCCGGCGCGGTGGCGCTGGTCGAGCGCGTCAACGCGCTGCGGGGCGCCCCCGTCACCGGCGCCCCGCTCCACTTCGCCATGACCACCGGCGACAACACGGACAACAACGCCAAGTCCGAGCTGGAGTGGTTCCTGACGGTGATGAGCGGCGGCCGCGTCACCCCGAACACGGGTGACCCGCGGCAGTACGAGGGCGTCCAGAACAGCGGCCTCAAGCTGTACTGGCAGGCCGACGACAGCGTCCGCGACGCCGACAAGCAGCTCGGCTTCCCGTACATCGAGGGCTACCTGGCCGCCGCGATCCGCGAACTGCGCAGCCCCGGCCTGAACATCCCCTGGTACTCCACGGTCGGCAACCACGACGCGATGCCGCTCGGCACCTACGCCTCGCACGCCGACTCCTACCTCACCGACCTCGCGGTCGGCGGCAAGAAGCTCATGCAGGTGTCCGCGGCGGACGCCAAGAAGCTCCAGGACTCCCTCAAGCAGGACAAGGACCCGAGGGGCACCGTCTTCAAGGACTTCCTCAAGGCCCACGCCCGCTCGATGCGCTCGGTCACCCCGGACGAGAGCCGGGCCCCGTTCACGCCGCGGGAGTATCTGCAGGCCCACCTCAACCCGGCGCACCGCGGTCACGGGCCGGTCGGGCACGGCTACTCGACGGCCAACCTGGACGCGGGCACGCAGTACTACAGCTTCCGTATCGCCGACGACGTCATCGGCATCAGCCTCGACACCACCGACCCGGGCGGCCACTACGAAGGGTCCCTCGGGGCGGCGCAGTTCAAGTGGCTGGACCGGACGCTGCGCGAGAACAAGGACTCGTACGCGATCATCTTCAGCCATCACACCAGCAAGACGATGGGCAACCTCCGCCGCGACCCGGCCCGTCCGGGCGAGCGGCGCGTGGGCGGTGCCGAGGTCGTCGAGCTGCTCGCCGGCCACCGCAACGTTCTCGCCTGGGTGAACGGCCACATCCACAAGAACGTCATCACCCCGCACTCCGCCTCCGGCGGCCGCTCCTTCTGGGAGATCTCCACCGCCTCCCACGTCGACTTTCCCCAACTCGCCCGGATCATCGAGGTGGTGGACAACAAGGACGGCACGATCTCCCTGTTCACCACCCTGATCGAGTCCTCGGCCCCGCACCGCACGAACTTCACCGACCACTCCCAGACGGGCCTGGCCGCCCTCTACCGCGAGCTGTCCCTCAACGCGCCCGGGGTCGGCACGAAGCTGGCGGGGGACCGGAAGGACCGCAACACGGAGCTGGTGCTGAAGAAGGGCTGA
- a CDS encoding NUDIX hydrolase has translation MRKKLRVAAYAICVRDGQLLLARSPAPGGGFEWVLPGGGMEHGEDPYDTVVRELEEETGYLVEPTGLLGIDSSHHTFPGGRFGRPVDHHGVRLVYEARITGGDLRYEANGSTDMAAWHPLDDVTALTRVSMVDKGLSLWRERPAAGRIGAAGI, from the coding sequence GTGCGGAAGAAGTTGAGGGTGGCGGCCTACGCCATTTGCGTACGTGACGGACAGCTCCTCCTCGCGCGGTCCCCGGCGCCCGGCGGCGGCTTCGAGTGGGTGCTGCCGGGCGGTGGCATGGAGCACGGAGAGGATCCCTACGACACGGTCGTGCGGGAGCTGGAGGAGGAGACCGGCTACCTCGTCGAACCGACCGGGCTGCTCGGCATCGACTCCTCCCACCACACGTTCCCGGGCGGCCGCTTCGGCCGGCCCGTCGACCATCACGGCGTACGGCTCGTCTACGAGGCCCGGATCACCGGCGGCGACCTGCGCTACGAGGCCAACGGCTCGACCGACATGGCGGCCTGGCATCCCCTGGACGACGTGACGGCCCTGACCCGGGTCTCCATGGTCGACAAGGGGCTGTCGCTGTGGCGCGAGCGGCCGGCGGCGGGGCGGATCGGAGCGGCCGGGATCTAG